GGAGTTTTCTAACTTATTAGCCTATAAGTATAGATTCTAAAGGATTTTATCGCGATATTGCGAGTTTTGTCGGGTTTTCATCGGTCTGGCCCCGGTCGGTAGCTGTCGGGGTAGAGGATGGTGGGCTGGTTTTGCTGCTGGTCATCGCGGAAGGGGAAGTCCAGGTTGTAGTGCAGGCCGCGGCTTTCGTGTCGGCGGCGGGCGGAGCGGATGATCAGGTCGGCCACATCCACCAGGTTGCGTAGCTCCAGCAGGTCGTTGCTGACGCGGAAGTTGCCGTAGTATTCGCGGATCTCCCGGCGCAGCATGTCGATGCGGTGCAGGGCCCGCTCCAGACGCCGGTTGGAGCGGACTATGCCGACGTAGTCCCACATGAAGCGGCGCAGCTCATCCCAGTTGTGCGCCACCATGACCTCCTCGTTGGGGTCGCTGACACGGCTTTCGTCCCAGATCGGCAGGTCTTCGGGCATCTGGGTGCGCGCGCTCTGGCGGCCGATATCCTCAGCCGCCAGCTGGCCGAATACCAGGCATTCCAGCAGGGAGTTGCTGGCCATGCGGTTGGCCCCGTGCAGGCCGGTATAGGCCGCCTCGCCGATGCAGTAGAGGCCGGGCAGGTCGGTACGCGCCCGCTCATCGCAGACCACGCCGCCGCAGGTGTAGTGGGCCGCCGGCACTACCGGGATGGGGGCCTGGGTGATGTCGATGCCAAACTCCAGGCATTTGCCGTGGATGGTGGGAAAGTGCTCGCGGATGAAGGCGGCCGGCTTGTGGCTGATGTCCAGCCACAGGTGGTCGGCCCCGGTGCGTTTCATCTCGTGGTCGATGGCGCGGGCGACTATGTCGCGCGGGGCCAGTTCGGCGCGGCCATCGAAGCGGTGCATGAAGCGTTCGCCATCGGCCAGCAGCAGGTGGCCGCCCTCGCCGCGTACCGCCTCGGTGATAAGAAAGGACTTGGCCTGCGGGTGATAGAGGCAGGTGGGGTGGAACTGGATGAATTCCATGTTGGCCACGCGGCAGCCGGCGCGCCAGGCCATGGCGATGCCGTCGCCGGTGGCCAGGTCCGGGTTGGATGTGTACAGATAGACCTTGCCGGCACCGCCGGTGGCGATGACCACAAAGCGGGCGGCGAAGGTCTGCACCCGGTCGTTGGCGATGTCATACACATAGGCCCCGAGCACCCGGTTGCCTGGGCGCTCCAGCTTGTTTTCGGTGATCAGGTCCAGCGCCAGGTGGTTTTCCTGAATTCGGATGTTGGGCCTGAGCCGGGCCATGCGGTCGAGCCGTTGCTGCATCTCCCTGCCGGTGTGGTCGGCGGCGTGGATCACGCGCCGGTGCGAATGCCCGCCTTCGCGGGTCAGGTGGTACTCGGGGCCGGTGGCCGGGTTGGGAAAGCGGGTGAACTCCACCCCCAGGTTGTCCAGCCAGTCGATATTCCCCGGGCCACGCTCCACCACCAGGCGTACCCGACCCTCGTCACAGAGGCCGGCCCCGGCGTTGAGGGTATCCAGCACATGGGACTCCAGGGAGTCTCGCGCATGACGCACCGCCGAGATGCCGCCCTGGGCATAAAAGGTGTTGGATTCCTCCAGGCTGCCCTTGGCCAGCAGGGCGATACTGAGCCGCTGCGGCAGGCGCAGGGCCAGGCTGAGGCCTGCGGCACCGCTGCCGATAATGAGGACGTCCTGCTGGACTATGGGTTCGATACGGGATTCGGGACTGGTCTGGGGCAAGGGGGCTACCTTTGGCAAAGGGTGATGCGGTTTGCCGATCTGTGGCTTTGTCGGGATAATCGAATATCACCGTCAGGAGACTAAGCCGAGCCATGCCGTTCGATCAAGAAAAATCAGTCAAGATCGATCTCGCCGTCGGGCCGATTGCCGTCCGGGTCTGGCTGCATGACTGAACAACAGCCATTGGATACGGAGTTGGTGGCGCGGGCGCAGCAGGGCGACAAGCGTGCCTTCGATCTGTTGGTGATCCGCTATCAGCAGCGCGTGGTCAGCCTCATCATGCGCTATGTCAAAGACCCCGACGAGGCCCTGGATGTGGCCCAGGAGGCCTTCGTCAAGGCCTATCGGGCCCTGCCCCGGTTCCGTGGCGACAGCGCCTTTTTCACCTGGCTGTTCCGCATTGCGGTGAACGCGGCGAAGAATTACCTGTCATCCGCTGCCGGGCGGCGTAACAATGCCCCGGATATCGACCGGGAATTGGCCGAGCGAGTGGATGATTCCGGCCGCCTGCGGGAACTCTCTACCCCTGAAGACTATCTATGTGAGGAAGAATTGGTGCAGGTGCTGCACAAGGCCATCCAGGACCTGCCCGAGGATCTGCGCTCGGCCCTCACCCTGCGTGAAATGGAAGGCCTGAGCTACGAAGAGATCGCCCAGGTGATGGACTGTCCCATAGGCACGGTGCGTTCGCGCATCTTCCGCGCCCGCGAGGCGGTGGACGCCCGGATCAAACCCCTGCTGGGGCACTGAGTAAACGCAACAGCGAGTCATGAACATGCAACAGAACACAGCGCAGCAACTCTCCGCCCTGAGTGATGATGAACTCACCGAGTTTGAGCGTAGGCGTCTGCTGGATGACCTGCTGGACGAGCCGGAAAACCGCGCTACCCTGGCCCGTTACCGGCTGATCGGTGAGGCCATGCGTCACGACCAGAGCGAGGCCCTGGTGGGCGTGGGCTTCTATCGCGGCGTCTCCCGAGCCCTCCGGGTGGCTGCCGACCAAGCGGTGGAAACGGATTTGCGCCGGGGGCAGACAGGCCTGCCGGTTCCCGCAGCCGCCCCGGTCCGCTTCTGGGGCAGACCCCTGGCCGGCCTGGCCCTGGCCGCCTCCCTCAGCCTGATCAGCCTGTGGCTGGCACCGCAGTGGTTCCCTGATCGGGCCCTCCTGAACGGCCATGTCGAACTGGCCAGCGCGGCCGAGCCGACAGGGCGTGATGCGGACAGCACAAAGCCGGATCAGACCGTGCTGGCGGTGGCCGAGCCCACCGTCGGGGATGACCCCGAGCAATGGCGGCGACTGCCGCCGGAGATGGAGCAGCGGCTCAACCGCTATCTGATGGATCACGCCGAATTCGCCGCCGGGCGGGGCATGGACCGCATGTTGCCCTACGCCAGCTTCGTCAGCTATGAGCCGGGTCTTTAGTATGCCCCGGCATGGGTTGACGTCTGGGCTGCTGATCCTGGGCCTTGTTCTGATCCCCATGCCGCTCTGGGCCGAGGACGCTGCGGAGGCCTGGCTGGAGCAGATGTCCAAGGCCATGGCCGGGCTCAACTACGAGGGCGAGCTGGTCTATCAGCACGGCGATCAGATCAAGGTGCTGCAGCTGATCCACACCGTGCGCCAGGGGCGCGAGCGGGAGCGCCTGATCTCTCTCAACGGCGTGCCCCGTGAGGTGATCCGCGACCAGGACGCGGTGCGCTGCGTGCGTCCCAGCAGCCAGGCGGTATCCGTGGATCGGCGCGGCGGCAGCGGCTACGGCTTTCCCTCCCTGCAGCCCCTGACGGCCCATGAGCTGGGCCGGGTCTATCGTATGCGGCTGGCCGGGCAGGGTGGCCAGGCACGGGTGGCCGGGCGGCTGGCGCGGCGTCTCGACATCCAGCCGCTGGATGGCTACCGCTACGGCCACAGGCTCTACCTGGACGAGGAATACCGCCTGCCGCTGAAGCAGGAGGTGCTGGACCACCAGGGCCAGCGCGTCAGCCTGATCATGTACAGCCGCATTAAGGTGGACCCAGGGCTGCCCTTCGAGGCATCCCAGGCCAGCCCCCTGAGCAAGGACTTCAGCCTGATCGAATACCGCCCGCGGCAAAAGGTCGATGGCGAGCAGCCAGAGGCCTGGGGCCTGAGCCGTCTGCCGCCGGGCTTTCACATCAGCCATCGCGATTTTCGCCAGGATGAGGGCGGCATCAGCATGGAGCATCTGGTGCTCAGCGATGGCCTGGCCTCGGTATCCCTCTACCTGGAACCGGCGCGGCCGGACAACCACTTTGATGGCCCCTCACGGCTGGGGGCGGTGAGCATCCATGGCCGTCGGCTGCAAGACCGTCAGATCCTGGTCATTGGCGAGGTACCCCAGGTCACCACCCGCTTTATCGCCGAGGCGGTGGAACTGCGATGATCGAGACCCAGGCCCGGGTGGTGGCGGTGCAGGGCGGGCGCACCTGGGTGCAGGCCGCTCGGCGCTCCTCCTGC
This is a stretch of genomic DNA from gamma proteobacterium SS-5. It encodes these proteins:
- the rpoE gene encoding RNA polymerase sigma factor RpoE — translated: MTEQQPLDTELVARAQQGDKRAFDLLVIRYQQRVVSLIMRYVKDPDEALDVAQEAFVKAYRALPRFRGDSAFFTWLFRIAVNAAKNYLSSAAGRRNNAPDIDRELAERVDDSGRLRELSTPEDYLCEEELVQVLHKAIQDLPEDLRSALTLREMEGLSYEEIAQVMDCPIGTVRSRIFRAREAVDARIKPLLGH
- a CDS encoding MucB/RseB C-terminal domain-containing protein, producing the protein MSRVFSMPRHGLTSGLLILGLVLIPMPLWAEDAAEAWLEQMSKAMAGLNYEGELVYQHGDQIKVLQLIHTVRQGRERERLISLNGVPREVIRDQDAVRCVRPSSQAVSVDRRGGSGYGFPSLQPLTAHELGRVYRMRLAGQGGQARVAGRLARRLDIQPLDGYRYGHRLYLDEEYRLPLKQEVLDHQGQRVSLIMYSRIKVDPGLPFEASQASPLSKDFSLIEYRPRQKVDGEQPEAWGLSRLPPGFHISHRDFRQDEGGISMEHLVLSDGLASVSLYLEPARPDNHFDGPSRLGAVSIHGRRLQDRQILVIGEVPQVTTRFIAEAVELR
- a CDS encoding sigma-E factor negative regulatory protein; the protein is MQQNTAQQLSALSDDELTEFERRRLLDDLLDEPENRATLARYRLIGEAMRHDQSEALVGVGFYRGVSRALRVAADQAVETDLRRGQTGLPVPAAAPVRFWGRPLAGLALAASLSLISLWLAPQWFPDRALLNGHVELASAAEPTGRDADSTKPDQTVLAVAEPTVGDDPEQWRRLPPEMEQRLNRYLMDHAEFAAGRGMDRMLPYASFVSYEPGL
- the nadB gene encoding L-aspartate oxidase, which codes for MEPIVQQDVLIIGSGAAGLSLALRLPQRLSIALLAKGSLEESNTFYAQGGISAVRHARDSLESHVLDTLNAGAGLCDEGRVRLVVERGPGNIDWLDNLGVEFTRFPNPATGPEYHLTREGGHSHRRVIHAADHTGREMQQRLDRMARLRPNIRIQENHLALDLITENKLERPGNRVLGAYVYDIANDRVQTFAARFVVIATGGAGKVYLYTSNPDLATGDGIAMAWRAGCRVANMEFIQFHPTCLYHPQAKSFLITEAVRGEGGHLLLADGERFMHRFDGRAELAPRDIVARAIDHEMKRTGADHLWLDISHKPAAFIREHFPTIHGKCLEFGIDITQAPIPVVPAAHYTCGGVVCDERARTDLPGLYCIGEAAYTGLHGANRMASNSLLECLVFGQLAAEDIGRQSARTQMPEDLPIWDESRVSDPNEEVMVAHNWDELRRFMWDYVGIVRSNRRLERALHRIDMLRREIREYYGNFRVSNDLLELRNLVDVADLIIRSARRRHESRGLHYNLDFPFRDDQQQNQPTILYPDSYRPGPDR